From one Prochlorococcus marinus str. MIT 0912 genomic stretch:
- a CDS encoding glycosyltransferase produces the protein MSVNSYLDLPSNIALVHEWFTPRSSGGAENVVEVIDDLLSEIASKPELFSLVNEENLQKNSWLFKRKVKTSFIQKLPFGISHVQQYLPLLPFAIEQLDLEGYPLVISSSHLVAKGILTSPDQLHISYVHTPVRYAWDQMNIYLQRTFLRRIGLGPLIRWQLHALRQWDQLSSSRVDYLLANSNFTAKRIWKYWRRRSEVLHPPVNINRFAWNKPRDDFYLSVCRLVPNKRVDLLVRAFNRLKLPLIIVGDGAEKAYLKDLAGPTVQILGFQSKEYIENLMSRCRAFVYAGIEDFGIAPVEAMASGAPVIAFAKGGVLDTVKCFHCSSDKQATGLLFPSQTVKSLIEAIEFFKEKQLWKDLNPEPIRNWSNSFSQDSFKNRFEKTINRVWRDHINSCDIATSDLSSSSRNIY, from the coding sequence TTGAGCGTAAATTCATATTTAGATCTTCCAAGCAATATTGCATTAGTTCATGAATGGTTTACTCCGAGATCATCAGGAGGTGCTGAGAATGTTGTGGAGGTGATTGATGACTTACTAAGTGAAATCGCATCAAAGCCAGAACTTTTTTCTTTGGTTAATGAAGAGAATTTACAAAAAAATAGCTGGTTGTTTAAAAGAAAAGTAAAAACTAGTTTTATTCAAAAATTACCATTCGGGATCTCGCATGTTCAACAATATTTACCCCTTTTACCTTTCGCGATTGAGCAGCTCGATCTAGAAGGATATCCATTAGTTATAAGTAGTAGTCATCTTGTTGCTAAGGGTATTTTGACTTCGCCTGATCAACTTCACATTAGTTATGTGCATACACCTGTTAGATACGCTTGGGATCAAATGAATATATATTTGCAACGAACTTTTTTAAGAAGAATTGGTTTAGGACCATTAATTAGATGGCAATTGCATGCTTTGAGACAATGGGATCAATTAAGTAGCTCAAGAGTTGATTATTTACTGGCAAATTCTAATTTTACTGCAAAGAGAATTTGGAAGTATTGGAGAAGGCGGTCAGAGGTCCTACATCCACCAGTAAATATAAATCGTTTTGCATGGAATAAGCCCAGAGACGATTTCTATTTAAGTGTCTGTAGGTTGGTTCCTAATAAAAGGGTTGATTTACTCGTTAGGGCTTTTAATAGGCTCAAATTACCTTTGATCATTGTTGGGGATGGAGCTGAAAAAGCATATTTAAAAGACCTTGCAGGTCCAACAGTTCAAATTCTTGGTTTTCAAAGTAAAGAGTATATTGAAAATCTAATGAGCAGATGTAGAGCGTTTGTTTATGCTGGTATTGAGGATTTTGGTATAGCTCCTGTTGAAGCAATGGCTTCCGGAGCTCCTGTGATTGCTTTTGCTAAGGGAGGGGTTTTAGATACAGTAAAATGCTTTCACTGCTCTTCAGATAAACAAGCAACTGGACTATTGTTTCCTTCTCAGACAGTGAAGTCTTTGATTGAGGCAATTGAGTTTTTTAAAGAAAAACAACTTTGGAAAGATTTAAATCCTGAGCCAATTAGAAATTGGAGTAATTCTTTTTCTCAAGATTCATTTAAAAATAGATTTGAGAAAACCATAAATAGAGTTTGGAGAGATCATATCAATTCTTGTGACATTGCTACTAGTGACCTTAGTTCTTCATCAAGAAATATTTATTAA
- a CDS encoding NAD(P)H-quinone oxidoreductase NdhF codes for MLLNLTWLIPGLPIIASVIVMGLFLSFNKTMNRLTKPVSYFLISSISFSEIINFILLKNDISGNDILFGSGFELIVDRPALLFAELTGLIFLLIMLFSFAKLKRRIGYVRYFVFLGFLSGFVYLLSFSGSSFHYFYDPLISSLDKTGFSF; via the coding sequence ATGTTATTAAATTTGACTTGGCTAATCCCTGGCCTGCCAATAATTGCATCTGTTATTGTGATGGGGCTCTTTTTGAGTTTTAACAAAACAATGAATAGGCTTACAAAGCCAGTATCCTATTTTCTTATTAGCAGCATTTCTTTTTCTGAAATAATCAACTTTATTTTATTGAAAAATGATATATCAGGTAATGATATTCTTTTTGGGAGCGGGTTTGAATTGATTGTTGATAGACCAGCATTGCTATTTGCTGAATTAACAGGCTTGATTTTTTTATTGATTATGCTTTTTTCATTTGCTAAATTAAAAAGAAGAATTGGCTATGTTAGATACTTTGTTTTTCTTGGATTTTTAAGTGGTTTCGTTTATTTACTCTCTTTTAGTGGTAGCTCATTCCATTATTTTTATGATCCATTAATATCATCTTTAGACAAAACAGGCTTTTCTTTTTAG
- a CDS encoding high light inducible protein, whose product MSENDSDVNNQNIYSELDDAKTIESKNDPELNDQNHSLSSYPKWINNKGEEVKQVFGFNENAELVNARVAMIGFLMLILTELAFGGEPATLKIFGIS is encoded by the coding sequence ATGTCAGAGAATGATTCAGATGTCAATAATCAAAATATCTATTCTGAGCTAGATGATGCAAAAACAATTGAATCTAAAAACGATCCAGAACTAAATGATCAAAACCATAGTCTAAGTTCATACCCTAAATGGATAAATAATAAAGGCGAAGAAGTCAAACAAGTTTTTGGTTTCAATGAAAATGCTGAACTTGTTAATGCCAGAGTAGCCATGATTGGTTTTCTGATGCTCATACTCACTGAATTAGCTTTTGGTGGCGAACCAGCAACGCTAAAAATTTTCGGAATTAGCTAG
- a CDS encoding HU family DNA-binding protein has product MNKADLVNLVAARTELTKTDVSLVVDAAIDTIIDSVVEGKKVSILGFGSFEPRDRSARQGLNPKTGEKIAIPAKRVPAFTAGKLFKDRVQG; this is encoded by the coding sequence ATGAACAAAGCAGATTTAGTCAACCTAGTTGCTGCTCGTACAGAGCTAACTAAAACCGACGTCTCTCTGGTAGTTGATGCCGCCATAGATACAATTATTGATTCTGTAGTGGAGGGTAAGAAAGTCTCCATTCTGGGTTTTGGCTCTTTTGAACCTCGCGATCGCTCCGCTCGTCAAGGATTAAACCCTAAAACTGGAGAAAAAATAGCGATCCCTGCTAAAAGAGTACCTGCCTTTACAGCTGGGAAGTTGTTTAAGGACCGTGTTCAGGGATAA
- a CDS encoding glycogen debranching protein yields the protein MGKIKVGSAWPLGSSVTPNGVNFSIAAPHATNVELLIFQNEDDDCAKETISLDQKNRSGDYWHVELDGLTEGSLYGYRISIDEHSSPQEHLVLDPCARAISGWVNYIRNKEEQGNKGYSNCLKGVVTKRDYFDFKAHPRPKHSWNKTIIYELHVGGFTKNINSNISEGKEGTFIGLIEKIPYLKSLGITSIELLPVFAFDANDAPEGLVNYWGYSPINWFTPHQDFVDSCDPLEARKQFKQLVEVCHDNGLEVLIDVVYNHTTEGNQNGPNISWKCFGPKTYYHQDENENYQDVSGCGNSIAANRPLVRKLILESLRCWAIELGVDGFRFDLGIALSRGENLIPLDSPPLFEEIEADPKLSDVKLISEPWDCGGLYKLGDFPARKFRTWNGHFRDDIRRFWKGEKSTIWPLKDRLIGNKALYHDNNLANIFSINFITSHDGFTLKDLVSFNKKHNFANGEHNRDGENNNNSFNYGVEGPTTNKAINNLRQRQQRNLLATLLLSPGVPMLLMGDEVGRSQGGNNNTWCQDNPLGWMDWNQKNWDHDLKEFVLKLISLRKHLPEFFSPDIICDYQKDNTKVKNSDYWVQWHGVKVNKPDWGDWSHTLGFSINKNNEGSSIWLGFNAYKESMLFDLPTPISPWKKYIDTSILKTKNVSKKPLANQSNVLVESNSLVLMVASEYSKKIKL from the coding sequence TTGGGAAAAATAAAAGTTGGTTCAGCATGGCCTTTGGGTAGCTCAGTTACACCTAATGGTGTTAATTTCTCTATCGCAGCACCACATGCTACAAACGTAGAGTTACTAATCTTCCAAAATGAAGATGATGACTGTGCAAAAGAAACAATATCCTTAGACCAGAAAAACAGGTCAGGAGATTATTGGCACGTTGAACTTGATGGGCTAACTGAAGGCTCTTTATATGGATATAGAATATCCATTGACGAGCACTCATCTCCTCAAGAACATCTCGTTTTAGATCCGTGTGCTAGAGCAATAAGTGGGTGGGTAAATTACATAAGGAATAAAGAAGAACAAGGAAATAAAGGTTATAGTAATTGCCTAAAGGGAGTAGTAACTAAAAGAGATTATTTTGATTTTAAAGCTCATCCAAGACCTAAGCATTCATGGAATAAAACAATTATTTATGAATTACATGTTGGTGGATTCACTAAAAATATTAATTCAAATATTAGCGAAGGTAAGGAAGGGACTTTTATCGGATTAATTGAAAAGATACCTTATCTTAAAAGTTTAGGTATTACTTCTATTGAACTACTTCCAGTATTTGCTTTTGATGCTAATGATGCACCTGAAGGACTGGTTAATTATTGGGGTTATAGCCCTATCAATTGGTTCACACCACATCAAGATTTTGTAGATAGTTGTGATCCATTAGAAGCAAGAAAGCAATTCAAACAGTTGGTAGAAGTTTGCCATGATAATGGGCTAGAAGTATTAATAGATGTTGTTTATAATCACACAACCGAAGGGAATCAAAATGGTCCAAATATAAGTTGGAAATGTTTTGGCCCCAAAACCTACTACCATCAAGATGAGAATGAAAATTATCAAGATGTGAGTGGATGTGGAAATAGTATTGCCGCTAATCGTCCTTTAGTTAGAAAATTAATATTAGAATCATTGCGATGTTGGGCAATTGAATTAGGTGTTGACGGATTTCGTTTTGACTTAGGTATTGCTTTGAGTAGAGGTGAAAATTTAATTCCTTTAGATTCCCCACCCCTATTCGAAGAGATCGAAGCAGATCCTAAATTAAGTGATGTGAAATTAATTAGTGAGCCTTGGGATTGCGGAGGGCTTTACAAACTCGGTGATTTCCCAGCAAGAAAATTCAGAACATGGAATGGGCACTTCAGAGATGATATTAGACGTTTTTGGAAGGGAGAAAAAAGCACAATATGGCCACTTAAAGATAGATTAATAGGAAATAAAGCACTATATCATGATAATAATTTAGCGAATATATTTAGTATTAATTTCATCACTTCTCACGATGGATTCACATTAAAAGATCTAGTAAGTTTTAACAAAAAACATAATTTTGCAAATGGTGAACATAATCGAGATGGGGAGAACAACAACAATAGTTTTAATTATGGAGTTGAAGGACCAACTACTAATAAAGCAATAAATAATTTAAGGCAAAGACAACAAAGAAATCTTCTTGCAACACTCCTTTTATCCCCGGGAGTCCCAATGCTTTTAATGGGAGATGAAGTAGGCAGAAGCCAGGGAGGTAATAACAACACATGGTGTCAAGATAACCCACTTGGTTGGATGGATTGGAATCAAAAGAATTGGGATCATGACTTAAAAGAATTTGTTTTGAAGCTCATATCTCTAAGGAAACACCTACCTGAGTTTTTTAGTCCAGATATTATTTGTGATTATCAAAAAGATAATACAAAGGTCAAAAATTCAGATTATTGGGTTCAGTGGCATGGCGTTAAAGTTAATAAACCTGACTGGGGTGACTGGTCACATACTCTTGGATTTAGCATTAACAAAAACAATGAAGGCTCATCGATCTGGCTTGGCTTTAATGCTTACAAAGAATCAATGCTTTTTGACTTACCAACACCAATTTCCCCTTGGAAAAAATATATTGATACCTCTATTTTGAAGACTAAAAATGTCTCCAAAAAACCTTTAGCAAATCAATCAAATGTACTTGTTGAAAGTAACAGTCTTGTACTTATGGTTGCCAGCGAGTATTCAAAAAAAATTAAGCTATGA
- a CDS encoding MFS transporter encodes MISYAMGDAGTGLAAIQLGTYLFLFFTCAAGIPAFIAGSLLMVSKLWDAINDPLIGWMSDHTRSRWGPRLPWMIGGAVPLGLFLAAMWWIPPGGVDAKTTYYVFAAIFLMTAYTAVNLPFAALSTELTQDIAIRTRLNAARFTGSILAGTTGLIVAAGFLSQGVEGYTSMGRVTGIIATFTTLIACWGLAPFAKKARKPTSQTEPFNQQLKRVLSNKLFTRIIALYLLLWCGLQLMQTVSLIYLEQVMLVPIEISKWIPIPFQISTLLGLQFWSLYSNRYGRVSALFKGGKIWILACLLVMILPPISKGVSINNLLLFGNIEGIKMLILLLVIVLVGFGASTAYLIPWSLLPDAIDRDPEKPSGVYTAWMVFIQKIGIGLSVQFLGVLLSLSGYKSSTNCLSSFEDLDQPLTAIITIRLCMGLIPSFLVIAGLITMKPWRNLDFESKRVIQ; translated from the coding sequence ATGATCTCCTACGCAATGGGGGATGCTGGAACGGGATTAGCCGCAATACAATTAGGAACTTATCTATTTTTATTTTTCACTTGTGCTGCAGGAATCCCTGCATTTATTGCAGGCTCGCTACTCATGGTTTCAAAACTTTGGGATGCAATAAATGATCCGCTAATCGGATGGATGAGTGATCACACGAGATCAAGATGGGGGCCAAGACTTCCTTGGATGATTGGAGGTGCTGTTCCTCTAGGTTTATTCCTTGCCGCGATGTGGTGGATCCCCCCAGGGGGAGTAGATGCAAAAACGACCTATTACGTATTTGCAGCAATTTTCTTGATGACAGCCTATACAGCCGTAAATCTACCCTTTGCAGCATTATCTACGGAGCTCACTCAAGATATAGCTATTCGGACAAGACTAAATGCGGCAAGATTTACTGGGTCTATTTTGGCTGGAACGACTGGTTTAATAGTAGCTGCGGGCTTCTTATCGCAAGGAGTGGAAGGTTATACATCAATGGGGAGAGTAACAGGAATTATTGCTACTTTTACAACGTTAATTGCTTGCTGGGGACTCGCCCCATTTGCAAAAAAAGCTAGAAAGCCAACTTCTCAAACTGAACCTTTTAATCAACAACTAAAAAGGGTTTTAAGTAATAAGCTTTTCACTCGAATTATCGCTCTTTATTTGCTTCTTTGGTGCGGGCTACAGTTGATGCAAACCGTTTCATTAATCTATCTTGAACAAGTAATGCTTGTTCCAATAGAAATTTCGAAATGGATCCCTATACCCTTTCAAATTAGTACTCTATTAGGTCTACAATTTTGGAGCCTTTACTCCAACAGATATGGAAGAGTATCTGCACTTTTCAAAGGAGGCAAAATATGGATATTAGCTTGTCTTTTAGTTATGATTTTACCTCCTATATCTAAAGGAGTGAGTATCAATAATTTATTATTATTTGGCAATATTGAAGGGATAAAGATGCTAATTCTTTTATTAGTAATTGTTTTAGTAGGTTTCGGAGCTTCGACAGCGTATCTTATACCTTGGTCTTTACTTCCTGATGCTATTGATCGAGATCCCGAAAAGCCCTCAGGAGTATATACAGCCTGGATGGTTTTTATTCAGAAAATCGGTATTGGTTTAAGCGTCCAATTCTTAGGGGTTCTTTTATCTTTATCAGGTTATAAATCATCGACTAATTGTCTATCAAGTTTTGAAGACTTAGATCAACCTCTAACAGCAATTATTACCATTAGATTATGCATGGGGTTAATACCTTCTTTTCTTGTAATTGCTGGATTAATAACTATGAAACCCTGGCGAAATTTAGATTTCGAATCTAAACGAGTAATACAATGA
- a CDS encoding MlaE family ABC transporter permease — protein sequence MNYSPRWLRRFFSSMLIGGQAIASISKGNINKSDLIDQLMEAGPGSFLIVLITGIAAGTVFNIQVAAELSKQGLGSAVGGLLAIGMAREIAPLLTATLLTGKVATAYAAQIGTMKVTEQIDAITMLQTDPVQYLVVPRLCAMVVMAPIQCLLFFSIALFSGQFSSTILYQIPPSIFWNSVREWLITSDLPFMIVKALVFGFLIAIIACGWGLTTRGGPKEVGSSTTGAVVMTLITVSLVDVLLTQVLFG from the coding sequence ATGAACTACTCACCTCGTTGGCTCAGAAGATTTTTTAGCAGCATGTTAATTGGAGGGCAAGCAATTGCATCCATATCCAAGGGGAACATAAATAAATCAGATTTAATAGATCAATTAATGGAAGCAGGGCCAGGTAGCTTCCTTATTGTTTTAATTACAGGTATTGCAGCAGGAACTGTTTTCAACATTCAAGTTGCCGCAGAATTGAGTAAACAAGGATTAGGTTCTGCAGTTGGAGGACTTTTAGCAATTGGCATGGCTAGAGAGATAGCACCTTTACTTACGGCAACTCTTCTCACTGGAAAAGTTGCAACTGCTTATGCAGCTCAAATAGGGACAATGAAAGTTACAGAGCAAATTGATGCTATTACGATGCTACAAACAGATCCAGTTCAATATCTAGTTGTTCCAAGGCTATGCGCGATGGTCGTAATGGCGCCAATTCAATGCTTACTATTTTTTTCTATAGCTTTATTTAGCGGTCAATTTAGCAGCACAATTCTTTATCAAATACCACCAAGCATATTTTGGAATTCGGTAAGAGAATGGCTGATAACATCTGATCTTCCATTTATGATCGTTAAAGCTTTGGTGTTTGGTTTCTTAATCGCAATCATTGCTTGTGGATGGGGATTAACTACAAGAGGCGGGCCAAAAGAAGTAGGTTCAAGTACTACTGGAGCAGTAGTAATGACTCTAATAACCGTTTCTTTAGTAGATGTTTTGCTCACCCAAGTTCTTTTTGGCTAA
- a CDS encoding DUF3119 family protein produces MTSENFLDKDSVILSPSYRLPIIIIFLGLLLLITPFQPWPSIVISSFGFFLLLQSFTLKLKFTKEDLIVMQLGNELRRFPFKNWIAWRIILPKLPGFLYFREEASPHLLPILFEVNSLKEQLRLRVKDLEIQKEVESSKSKT; encoded by the coding sequence ATGACTTCTGAAAATTTTCTTGATAAAGATAGTGTGATTTTATCGCCTTCTTATCGTTTACCCATAATCATAATATTTTTGGGTTTATTATTATTAATAACACCATTTCAACCCTGGCCATCGATTGTAATTAGCAGTTTTGGCTTTTTCCTATTACTACAATCTTTTACCTTAAAACTAAAATTCACTAAGGAAGATTTAATTGTTATGCAACTAGGGAATGAATTAAGAAGGTTTCCTTTTAAGAACTGGATAGCATGGAGAATTATATTACCTAAATTGCCAGGTTTTCTTTATTTTCGAGAAGAAGCAAGCCCACATCTATTACCAATACTTTTTGAGGTCAACTCATTAAAAGAACAGCTAAGATTAAGGGTAAAGGATTTAGAAATACAAAAAGAAGTAGAATCATCGAAATCTAAAACTTAA
- a CDS encoding DUF3086 domain-containing protein: MESEENLSGEKQNSKQNISVENSSSSKDTRQEQHEKQAKSQSFISPDNNQKSPKTQSLIDLALKDLQLSREQLEKEIEELSKKKIQIDNQLKSSFTGQSDAIARKVKGFQEYLTGALQDLAQAAEQLELVVPPVVVTPSPLDENKKIEPSKEQEVIPAVSDTFKPDESLIRRCFNQFLEQPDFYAEPWKLRRSLESIDVEMLEDWFFSMGGRGAQPSRGSRSKNALVAAGVIAILGELYGEQFQTLVLASQPERLGEWRRCLQDSLGLNREDFGPNSGIVLFERSDGLIERADRLEERGELPFIIIDAAEVNVEIPILQFPIWLAFAGTPNEIYEEDGLI; this comes from the coding sequence ATGGAATCCGAAGAAAATCTATCTGGAGAAAAGCAAAATTCCAAACAGAATATTTCTGTAGAAAATTCGTCTTCATCGAAAGATACACGGCAAGAACAGCACGAAAAGCAAGCTAAATCACAAAGTTTTATTAGTCCTGACAACAATCAAAAAAGCCCTAAAACGCAGTCTTTAATCGACCTTGCTCTTAAAGATCTTCAGCTTTCACGAGAGCAATTAGAAAAAGAAATAGAAGAGCTTTCTAAAAAGAAAATACAAATTGATAATCAACTTAAAAGTTCATTTACAGGTCAATCTGATGCAATCGCTAGAAAAGTCAAAGGTTTTCAAGAATATTTAACTGGTGCCTTGCAAGACCTAGCTCAGGCAGCCGAGCAACTTGAACTTGTTGTACCACCAGTAGTAGTGACGCCTTCACCACTTGATGAAAATAAAAAAATTGAGCCTTCTAAAGAACAAGAAGTTATCCCTGCTGTTTCTGATACTTTCAAACCTGACGAGAGTTTAATCAGAAGATGCTTCAATCAATTTCTAGAACAACCAGATTTCTATGCTGAGCCATGGAAACTAAGAAGAAGTCTTGAATCCATTGATGTAGAAATGCTTGAAGATTGGTTCTTCAGCATGGGGGGAAGAGGTGCTCAACCAAGCAGAGGAAGCAGGTCAAAGAATGCTTTAGTTGCAGCAGGAGTTATTGCAATTTTAGGTGAATTATATGGAGAACAATTTCAGACTTTAGTTTTAGCGAGTCAACCAGAGAGGCTTGGAGAATGGAGAAGATGTCTACAAGATTCATTAGGACTTAATCGTGAAGATTTTGGGCCAAATAGCGGGATAGTCCTTTTCGAGAGATCCGATGGACTAATTGAAAGAGCAGATCGACTGGAAGAAAGAGGTGAGTTGCCTTTTATAATTATTGATGCGGCTGAAGTTAATGTAGAAATTCCAATTCTTCAGTTTCCTATTTGGCTAGCTTTTGCAGGGACTCCAAATGAAATTTACGAAGAAGATGGATTAATATAA
- the plsY gene encoding glycerol-3-phosphate 1-O-acyltransferase PlsY — MNLLILFLGYFFGSFPSGYLAGRLAKGIDIRSLGSGSTGATNVLRHIGKRAAIIVFLLDVFKGVLAILLAKYFQLNDSWQVAIGLSTLIGHIWPVWLNWKGGKAVATGLGIFLGISWQVGLSTLGIFIIMITLFRIVSLASVSAALALPLIMFISFQNSNFSLPFLVVSILAMTLVIWRHRENIVRLIKGKEPRIGQP; from the coding sequence TTGAATCTGTTAATTCTATTTTTAGGATATTTTTTTGGATCTTTTCCTAGTGGTTATCTAGCTGGAAGACTTGCTAAAGGAATTGATATCCGTTCATTAGGTTCAGGGTCGACAGGAGCAACAAATGTATTAAGACATATTGGAAAGCGCGCTGCAATTATAGTCTTTTTACTAGATGTTTTCAAAGGAGTTCTAGCTATTTTATTAGCAAAATATTTCCAATTAAATGATTCATGGCAAGTAGCAATAGGTCTATCAACTTTAATTGGTCACATTTGGCCTGTCTGGCTTAATTGGAAAGGTGGTAAAGCTGTAGCGACAGGGTTGGGAATATTTCTTGGCATTTCATGGCAAGTTGGACTTAGCACACTAGGCATATTTATCATAATGATCACATTATTTAGAATAGTATCACTCGCAAGTGTTAGCGCTGCATTGGCTCTACCTTTAATAATGTTTATAAGCTTTCAAAATTCAAATTTTTCTTTACCATTTTTAGTTGTTTCAATATTAGCTATGACTTTAGTAATTTGGAGGCATAGAGAGAATATAGTCAGACTAATCAAAGGTAAAGAGCCAAGAATTGGACAGCCCTGA
- the pyrF gene encoding orotidine-5'-phosphate decarboxylase: MKNIDNPSEKIIIALDGMDKKNVLNLIEEIPEITWVKVGLELFVSEGPDVVSILRDKGKKIFLDLKFHDIPTTVARACYVASQTGAEFISLHTCAGIKALKMANEAAHEGAAKVNLRPPKLLGITVLTSWTSESFASDLLINESIDKRVAHLAEIASKSGLGGCVCSPKEVQSLRKVYPETFELVTPGIRSLGSDINDQSRISDASEAIKMGASKLVIGRAITQSNDPANMFKSFCDKVII; the protein is encoded by the coding sequence ATGAAAAATATTGATAATCCCAGCGAAAAAATAATTATTGCCTTAGATGGTATGGATAAGAAAAATGTTTTGAATCTAATTGAAGAGATACCTGAAATTACCTGGGTTAAAGTTGGTCTCGAGTTGTTTGTTAGTGAAGGACCAGATGTAGTCTCAATATTAAGGGATAAGGGAAAAAAAATATTTTTAGATCTTAAATTTCATGATATTCCTACTACAGTTGCTAGAGCATGTTATGTAGCATCACAAACTGGTGCTGAATTTATTTCTTTACACACTTGCGCAGGCATAAAGGCTCTTAAGATGGCAAATGAAGCAGCACATGAAGGAGCCGCTAAAGTTAATTTAAGGCCGCCAAAACTGTTGGGAATTACAGTCTTGACTAGTTGGACTAGTGAGAGTTTTGCGAGCGATCTATTGATTAATGAATCAATAGATAAACGCGTTGCTCACCTAGCAGAAATTGCTTCGAAGTCTGGTTTAGGAGGATGTGTCTGCAGCCCTAAAGAGGTTCAATCCCTTCGTAAAGTTTATCCAGAGACTTTTGAGTTGGTAACTCCTGGAATACGTTCATTAGGTTCAGATATTAACGATCAATCAAGAATTTCCGATGCATCCGAAGCTATTAAGATGGGAGCATCAAAGTTGGTTATCGGAAGAGCAATTACTCAATCAAATGATCCTGCCAATATGTTTAAAAGCTTTTGCGATAAAGTTATTATTTAA
- the tyrS gene encoding tyrosine--tRNA ligase translates to MLDKFNELPNWISRGLDDLFPYYNSGDSDQSFLKRLELSSIEKKPLRIKLGIDPTGTDIHIGHSILFRKLRAFQDAGHTAVLIIGDFTARIGDPTGKSKTRIQLSKDEVESNSLNYLEQLGLGKEPKDSLIDFSTPSRLEIRRNSEWLENLNLSKVIELLSNSTVGQMLAKEDFSNRYKSGTPISLHEFLYPLLQGYDSVAINSDLELGGTDQKFNIAMGRDLQRAFGQKPQFGMLLPILVGLDGTQKMSKSLDNIVGINEDSLSMYSKLEKVPDDLVISYLNLLTNENLKELSSNPREVQKFMALKITSNFKGIEAAKKAQFNSEKLVLGTQDSLEEIPEASIANVNFPAKAFYLFSKMEMCSSSSEARRKILGGGVRIDGKKIMDPNLEFNTRDDLIGKILQVGKKKFLRVSN, encoded by the coding sequence ATGTTAGATAAATTCAATGAATTACCTAATTGGATCTCTAGAGGTTTAGATGATCTTTTCCCTTATTATAATTCAGGAGATTCAGATCAAAGCTTTTTAAAAAGATTAGAACTTTCATCTATTGAAAAAAAACCTTTGCGTATAAAACTTGGAATTGATCCAACAGGCACTGATATTCATATAGGTCATAGTATTCTTTTTAGAAAATTGAGAGCTTTTCAGGATGCTGGACATACTGCCGTACTTATAATTGGAGATTTTACAGCAAGGATTGGAGATCCAACTGGAAAAAGTAAAACTAGAATTCAGCTTTCAAAAGATGAGGTTGAATCAAATTCATTAAATTATCTTGAACAATTAGGTCTAGGTAAAGAACCCAAAGATTCATTGATTGATTTCTCAACTCCTAGTCGCTTAGAAATCAGAAGAAATAGTGAATGGCTTGAAAATCTTAATTTGTCTAAAGTTATAGAACTTTTGTCGAATTCAACAGTTGGTCAAATGCTGGCAAAGGAAGATTTTAGTAATCGATATAAATCTGGTACTCCTATATCCCTTCATGAATTTCTTTATCCACTTCTTCAGGGATATGATTCAGTCGCAATCAATTCAGATTTAGAACTTGGAGGTACAGATCAAAAGTTTAATATTGCTATGGGACGAGATCTACAAAGGGCTTTTGGACAGAAGCCTCAATTTGGAATGCTATTACCTATCTTAGTTGGTTTAGATGGGACACAAAAAATGAGTAAAAGCTTAGACAATATTGTAGGAATCAATGAAGATTCATTATCTATGTATTCCAAATTAGAAAAGGTTCCGGATGATTTAGTTATTAGTTATTTAAATTTACTAACCAATGAAAATTTAAAAGAGTTAAGTTCAAATCCAAGAGAGGTTCAAAAATTTATGGCTTTAAAAATAACATCTAATTTTAAAGGAATTGAAGCAGCAAAAAAAGCTCAATTTAATTCTGAAAAATTAGTATTAGGTACTCAAGATTCTCTTGAGGAAATACCCGAAGCATCAATTGCTAATGTAAACTTTCCAGCTAAAGCATTTTATTTATTTAGTAAGATGGAAATGTGTTCAAGTAGCAGTGAAGCAAGACGAAAAATTCTTGGAGGAGGAGTAAGAATTGATGGAAAAAAAATTATGGATCCTAATTTAGAGTTTAATACTAGAGATGATCTCATAGGAAAAATATTGCAAGTGGGAAAGAAAAAATTTCTTCGAGTTTCAAATTGA